In Geminocystis sp. NIES-3709, a single genomic region encodes these proteins:
- the priA gene encoding primosomal protein N', with product MKVAEPISAYDIEKITSPQWVEVLVDCVYAEGLYTYKIKPDTTIKVGDIVSVPFGNTIVGGIVLTLLSQPSEDLSIDQIKEIDDIITTGFFPEHYWALLQLTAEYYLTDLINVVRVALPPKLLGKSQRRVKLLTDNIPDDGHDNCTVNQWEVIKLLKQSKTRDYSYSFVTQKVKNARQAIKGLLKKQWLEIYLQPPSKATPKYTKVVTFLGENEDSQLTQKQRDVLTILKNHHGELPLPTLVKLCELNSHSVVNTLVKKGCVVIQERETLRLLQDSSPPKDEPKILTKDQHRALEIINSLESYSTVLLHGVTGSGKTEVYLQLIAPILQQKKSALVLVPEIGLTPQLTDRFRARFGDKVCVYHSALSDGERYDTWRQMLTGESQVIIGTRSAVFAPLPNIGMIILDEEHDTSFKQHQPIPTYHAVKIANYRAELVNCPLILGSATPSLESWRLATENNHYLIFSSLNDTSKTPSLLREVEEDHFPLQSNIKGNNYYVTLPNRIQNRPLPPVEIVDMRQELRKGNRSIFSYSLQDALNKLKIEGKQGILFISRRGHSTFVSCRSCGYVMECPHCDVSLSYHYTHEGATELLRCHYCNHTELHPKKCPQCFSPYLKFFGTGTQKVLLELEKEFPELKILRFDSDTTSTKNAHRRILEDFAQGKADILIGTQMLTKGIDLAQVTLVGVVSADGLLFHSDYRASERAFQTLTQVAGRAGRGDDAGKVIIQTYSAEHPVIQAVQNHDYLAFCERELSERKSLNYPPYGNLILLRFSGVDGDKVRDSADSIADICANLLSDNIEILGPAPANVMRVANRYRWQILLKSADNFTTEIKQKLLTLKQYCHNSVSLVIDADPLIIE from the coding sequence ATGAAAGTAGCAGAACCCATATCCGCTTATGATATTGAAAAGATAACATCTCCTCAATGGGTAGAAGTTTTAGTAGATTGTGTGTATGCAGAAGGCTTATATACCTACAAAATAAAGCCTGACACTACCATTAAAGTCGGCGATATTGTTAGTGTGCCTTTTGGTAACACCATTGTCGGTGGAATTGTGTTAACATTACTTTCTCAACCTTCTGAAGATTTGTCGATCGATCAAATTAAAGAAATAGATGATATTATTACCACAGGGTTTTTTCCTGAGCATTATTGGGCATTATTACAATTAACAGCAGAATACTATCTCACGGATTTAATTAATGTTGTTAGAGTTGCCTTACCTCCCAAATTACTAGGCAAATCTCAAAGAAGGGTAAAACTTTTAACCGATAACATCCCCGACGATGGACATGATAATTGTACGGTTAATCAATGGGAAGTTATTAAACTATTAAAACAAAGTAAGACAAGAGATTATAGTTATAGCTTTGTAACCCAAAAAGTCAAAAATGCGAGACAGGCAATTAAAGGATTACTGAAAAAGCAATGGTTAGAAATTTATTTACAACCCCCTTCTAAAGCAACTCCCAAATATACAAAAGTTGTGACTTTTCTCGGAGAAAATGAGGATAGTCAACTCACTCAAAAACAAAGAGATGTCTTAACTATTTTAAAAAATCATCATGGAGAATTACCCCTTCCCACCTTAGTTAAACTCTGTGAATTAAATAGTCATTCTGTGGTTAATACCTTGGTAAAAAAAGGTTGTGTTGTTATTCAAGAAAGAGAAACCTTGCGCCTATTACAAGATTCTTCTCCCCCAAAAGATGAACCTAAAATCTTGACAAAAGATCAACATCGTGCGTTAGAAATTATCAACAGTTTAGAATCTTACTCTACAGTATTATTGCATGGAGTAACAGGATCAGGTAAAACAGAAGTGTATCTACAGTTGATCGCACCTATTCTACAACAAAAAAAGTCAGCTTTAGTATTAGTACCAGAAATAGGCTTAACTCCCCAACTTACCGATAGATTTAGGGCAAGATTTGGTGATAAAGTCTGTGTATATCATAGTGCCTTGAGCGATGGTGAAAGATATGATACATGGCGACAAATGCTAACAGGAGAATCTCAAGTTATTATCGGCACTCGCAGTGCAGTTTTTGCTCCCCTACCGAATATTGGTATGATCATCTTAGATGAAGAACATGATACCAGTTTCAAACAACATCAACCCATTCCCACCTATCATGCGGTTAAAATAGCAAATTATCGAGCAGAATTAGTCAATTGTCCACTAATTTTAGGCTCTGCGACTCCTTCCCTTGAATCTTGGCGACTTGCTACCGAAAACAATCACTATTTAATTTTTTCTTCATTAAACGATACTTCCAAAACTCCCTCCTTATTACGAGAGGTTGAAGAAGATCATTTTCCCCTACAATCAAATATAAAAGGAAATAACTACTACGTCACCCTTCCAAATCGTATTCAAAATCGCCCTTTACCCCCTGTCGAAATCGTCGATATGCGTCAAGAATTGCGAAAAGGCAACCGCAGTATCTTTAGTTATAGCCTTCAAGATGCTTTAAATAAACTGAAAATAGAAGGTAAACAAGGTATTTTATTTATTTCTCGACGAGGACATAGCACCTTCGTCTCTTGTCGTAGCTGTGGTTATGTGATGGAATGCCCTCATTGTGATGTATCCTTATCCTATCACTATACCCATGAGGGAGCAACGGAGTTATTAAGATGTCATTATTGCAACCATACAGAATTGCACCCAAAAAAATGTCCTCAATGTTTCTCTCCCTATCTCAAGTTTTTCGGTACGGGTACACAAAAAGTTTTATTAGAATTAGAAAAGGAGTTTCCTGAATTAAAAATATTAAGGTTTGACAGTGATACCACCAGCACAAAAAATGCTCATCGTCGCATTTTAGAAGATTTTGCCCAAGGAAAAGCAGATATATTAATAGGTACTCAAATGTTAACTAAAGGTATCGATTTGGCACAAGTTACTCTTGTGGGAGTGGTTTCTGCGGATGGTTTGCTATTCCATTCTGATTATAGAGCTTCCGAGAGAGCTTTTCAAACTTTGACCCAAGTAGCAGGGCGCGCTGGTAGAGGTGATGATGCCGGAAAAGTAATTATTCAAACTTACTCAGCAGAACATCCTGTAATTCAAGCAGTGCAAAATCATGATTATTTAGCTTTTTGTGAGAGAGAATTATCAGAAAGAAAGAGTTTAAACTATCCTCCTTACGGCAATTTAATTTTACTCCGTTTTAGTGGTGTTGACGGAGATAAAGTGCGAGATTCAGCCGACTCGATCGCTGATATTTGTGCTAATTTATTATCAGATAATATCGAAATATTAGGCCCCGCACCAGCAAATGTCATGAGGGTAGCAAATCGTTATCGTTGGCAAATATTACTTAAATCTGCGGATAATTTTACAACAGAAATAAAGCAAAAATTATTAACTCTAAAACAATATTG
- a CDS encoding GTPase family protein, protein MIRLKSWQWVILATPIIGLITFFAIATGLQIHAWGINWIWAIFVAIFVGWRWLLVKWTKPLFPNVENIITEVKQDLKNTTFNNNNSETIPKLEEALQVIITKTRDDVPIWEDLQLFFQRCQDLVTSIAKIYHPEVEYPLLNIYIPQAYGLIRGTVDDMDKWMKQLSPALNQVTIAQGYQSYQIYRKLEPSARKLLQVWNWAQWVINPAVAAAKLASQESNKQANQELLINLSQILREVALRNLARQTALLYGGDTLPLDKFPSSNNILPAVKTNTLQEILTQAEKPEQIEQKPVNILLVGRTSAGKSSLINTLFNAQTAEVDVLPSTTDIKSYQWETNTGDTLNLLDTPGYEQINRPEYQEMVLDYAHNADIILLLNPALDPALQMDKDFLQKLNTDLQEIPIFTIITQVDRLRPLREWQPPYNWQTGNLPKEISIREAVKYRQETLGEFCTQILPIVTADYLTSRQSWHDDILAINILDSIVPAKQIRLARFFRNLEAKTIAAAKIIDKYSFQMATSQGLTALLKSPVLQFISTLSTGSPRLALLLAEKIPIEQLPVVIGKLQLAFDLFSLLSTNNENKMQFDLLSLWTFLIENNGNPQDDAWALGHSLVEYWSKNLTFNQLENRYKFYLKQRKSLN, encoded by the coding sequence ATGATTCGTTTAAAATCTTGGCAATGGGTTATTTTAGCTACTCCGATTATCGGTTTAATTACTTTTTTTGCAATCGCAACAGGTTTACAAATTCACGCTTGGGGTATTAACTGGATATGGGCAATATTTGTCGCTATATTTGTTGGTTGGCGTTGGTTGTTGGTGAAATGGACAAAACCTCTATTTCCCAATGTAGAAAATATCATAACAGAAGTAAAACAAGACTTAAAAAATACAACTTTCAATAACAATAATTCCGAGACAATTCCTAAGTTAGAAGAAGCATTACAAGTTATTATCACAAAAACCAGAGATGATGTCCCTATTTGGGAAGATTTGCAGTTATTTTTTCAACGTTGCCAAGATTTAGTCACCTCCATCGCCAAAATATATCACCCCGAAGTAGAATACCCGTTATTGAATATTTACATTCCGCAAGCCTATGGATTAATTAGAGGTACAGTGGATGATATGGATAAGTGGATGAAGCAGTTGTCTCCTGCTTTAAATCAAGTTACGATCGCACAGGGGTATCAAAGCTATCAAATATACCGCAAACTGGAACCCTCTGCTAGAAAGTTATTACAAGTATGGAATTGGGCACAATGGGTGATAAATCCTGCGGTGGCGGCGGCTAAATTAGCTAGTCAGGAAAGTAATAAACAAGCTAATCAAGAATTATTAATCAATCTGAGTCAAATATTGAGAGAAGTTGCCTTGCGCAATCTTGCCCGTCAAACTGCTTTATTGTATGGTGGTGATACCCTTCCACTAGATAAATTTCCGTCTTCTAATAATATATTACCTGCCGTCAAAACCAACACTTTACAGGAAATTCTTACTCAAGCTGAAAAACCTGAACAAATAGAACAAAAACCCGTTAATATTTTATTAGTCGGTAGAACAAGTGCAGGAAAAAGTAGCCTTATTAATACTTTGTTTAATGCTCAAACTGCGGAAGTGGATGTTTTGCCTAGCACTACGGATATAAAAAGTTATCAATGGGAAACCAATACAGGAGATACTTTAAATCTATTAGACACCCCCGGCTATGAGCAAATCAATCGTCCAGAATATCAAGAAATGGTGTTAGATTATGCCCATAATGCTGATATTATCTTACTTTTAAACCCTGCTCTTGATCCAGCGTTACAAATGGATAAAGATTTTTTGCAAAAACTCAACACAGATTTGCAGGAGATTCCCATTTTTACTATTATCACCCAAGTCGATCGACTGCGTCCCCTTCGGGAATGGCAACCCCCTTATAATTGGCAAACGGGAAATTTACCTAAAGAAATCTCAATCCGAGAAGCCGTTAAGTATCGTCAAGAAACCCTAGGAGAATTTTGCACTCAAATATTACCTATAGTTACTGCCGACTATCTTACTTCTCGACAATCATGGCATGATGACATTTTAGCTATCAATATCTTAGACTCGATCGTTCCTGCCAAACAAATTCGATTAGCCCGTTTTTTCCGCAATTTGGAAGCGAAAACCATTGCCGCCGCAAAAATTATTGATAAATATTCTTTTCAAATGGCAACCTCTCAAGGATTAACTGCTTTACTTAAAAGTCCCGTCTTACAATTTATTTCAACTCTTAGCACAGGCTCACCCCGTTTAGCTTTACTTTTAGCAGAAAAAATTCCTATTGAGCAGTTACCTGTTGTTATTGGAAAACTGCAATTAGCCTTTGATTTATTCTCTTTGTTAAGCACTAATAATGAAAATAAAATGCAATTTGATTTACTATCTTTATGGACTTTTTTAATTGAAAACAACGGTAATCCACAGGATGATGCTTGGGCTTTAGGGCATAGTTTAGTAGAATATTGGAGTAAAAATCTTACTTTTAATCAACTAGAAAATAGATATAAATTTTACTTGAAACAACGTAAATCATTAAATTAA
- a CDS encoding glycosyltransferase, whose protein sequence is MTSNGLIPTPINNLTILPHSDPILFSLIIPTYNESKNIPSLVTQLTELLDQVIPQEYELIIVDDDSLDRTWKVGLELSEKYPSLKVMRREKEKGLSTAVIRGWQVARGEILGVIDADLQHPPQTLLNLWEEIQKGADLAVASRNVEGGGVSDWSILRRFLSRGAQTLGLFILPEVIGRISDPMSGYFLVRRRCLFGCNLSPLGYKILVEVLGRGKIAWIGEVGYVFQERQEGESKVTKKQYIDYIRHLIRLRLSLWQINRFIRFGVVGLSGVFIDMIFLYLLSDSTTLALPLTRSKIIAAELAIINNFLWNDAWTFKDISQKQPGKRKKIKRLIKFNIVCLGGLIINVLLLNFFFNVFDLNPYLANLLAIALVTIWNFWLNLKLSWRSTETKI, encoded by the coding sequence ATGACTTCAAACGGCTTAATTCCTACACCTATAAATAATTTAACTATTCTTCCTCATAGTGATCCAATTTTATTTTCTCTGATTATTCCCACCTATAACGAAAGTAAAAATATTCCCAGTTTAGTCACACAACTTACTGAATTATTAGATCAAGTTATTCCTCAAGAATATGAGTTAATTATAGTGGATGATGATAGTCTCGATCGAACATGGAAAGTAGGGTTAGAATTAAGTGAAAAATATCCTTCTCTTAAAGTCATGCGTAGAGAAAAAGAAAAAGGATTATCTACTGCCGTAATTAGAGGTTGGCAAGTCGCCAGAGGTGAAATATTAGGAGTAATTGATGCAGATTTACAACATCCACCACAAACATTATTAAATTTATGGGAAGAAATACAAAAAGGTGCAGATTTAGCCGTAGCTAGTCGAAATGTCGAAGGAGGAGGAGTAAGTGATTGGAGTATCCTACGCCGTTTTTTATCTCGTGGTGCACAAACTTTAGGATTATTTATATTACCTGAAGTAATTGGGAGAATTTCTGATCCCATGAGTGGTTATTTTTTAGTACGTCGCCGATGTTTATTTGGGTGTAATCTTAGCCCCTTAGGTTATAAAATTTTAGTGGAAGTATTAGGGAGAGGTAAAATAGCATGGATTGGAGAAGTAGGTTATGTATTTCAAGAACGTCAAGAAGGGGAAAGTAAGGTAACAAAAAAACAGTATATTGACTATATTCGCCACTTAATTCGTTTAAGGTTATCTTTATGGCAAATTAACCGTTTTATTCGTTTTGGAGTAGTAGGTTTAAGCGGAGTATTTATCGATATGATATTTTTATATCTTCTCAGTGATTCTACCACTTTAGCTTTACCTTTAACTCGTAGTAAAATTATAGCCGCAGAATTAGCTATTATTAATAATTTTCTTTGGAATGATGCTTGGACTTTTAAAGATATTTCTCAAAAACAACCCGGAAAGAGAAAAAAAATTAAGCGATTAATTAAGTTTAATATAGTTTGTTTAGGAGGATTAATTATTAATGTTTTACTATTAAATTTTTTCTTTAATGTGTTTGACTTAAATCCCTATCTTGCTAATTTATTAGCGATCGCTCTTGTAACAATTTGGAATTTTTGGTTAAATTTAAAATTAAGTTGGCGAAGTACAGAAACAAAAATATAG
- a CDS encoding GUN4 domain-containing protein — MKEKTKLNYLKLKDYLIKNQWKLADLQTRKLMLNITGADKRQDILLTQNDLNNFPCEHLILINNLWQKQSHNHFGFTIINQIYLDCNQDYKLLAKKVGWYHNNEWIKQEKINFSLEAPQGHLPLSWLIPKTFSVYWCSRFASAGWGLLLNRINQCDIKNYE, encoded by the coding sequence ATGAAGGAAAAAACTAAGTTAAATTATCTTAAGTTAAAAGATTATCTAATAAAAAATCAATGGAAATTAGCAGATTTACAAACAAGAAAATTAATGTTAAATATTACAGGTGCTGATAAACGTCAAGATATTTTATTAACACAAAATGACTTAAATAATTTTCCTTGTGAACATTTAATACTTATCAATAATCTCTGGCAAAAACAGAGTCATAATCATTTTGGATTTACTATTATTAATCAAATTTATTTAGACTGTAATCAAGACTATAAATTGTTAGCTAAAAAAGTTGGTTGGTATCACAATAATGAATGGATAAAACAAGAAAAAATAAATTTTAGTTTAGAAGCACCTCAAGGACATTTACCACTTTCATGGTTAATTCCTAAAACTTTTTCTGTTTATTGGTGTTCTCGTTTTGCCAGTGCAGGATGGGGATTACTTTTAAATAGAATAAACCAATGTGATATAAAAAATTATGAATAA
- a CDS encoding RNA-binding protein: MSIYVGNLSYDVTEEDLQAVFADYGEVKRVYLPVDRETKRMRGFGFVEMSNDNEEDKAIETLDGAQWMGRQMKVNKAKPREEGNGDNRRKNFRN; this comes from the coding sequence ATGTCCATATATGTAGGGAATTTATCCTATGATGTAACAGAAGAAGATTTACAAGCAGTCTTTGCTGATTACGGTGAAGTTAAGCGTGTATATTTACCTGTCGATCGTGAAACGAAAAGAATGCGTGGCTTTGGTTTTGTGGAAATGTCTAATGATAATGAAGAAGACAAGGCTATTGAAACTTTGGATGGTGCTCAATGGATGGGCAGACAAATGAAGGTAAATAAAGCGAAACCTAGAGAAGAAGGTAATGGAGATAATCGTCGTAAAAATTTCCGTAATTAA
- a CDS encoding GUN4 domain-containing protein, whose product MKLKSLFFGFILTFSSGNFFNSLQAQTPSNSQNTPVSNDVKIDFTNLTQLLTDQNWRRANDETRRIILQATGRTSVGWIPPSDLQNLSCSNLKTIDTLWKENSNGRFGFSVQFPIYVETGNRPGRLVSDDAFNRFGNRVGWRKNEDWIIFIENLNYTDNAPIGHFPNPRPEYSITGGRLLYSTLAQRMVECNLVTYEK is encoded by the coding sequence ATGAAACTCAAATCATTGTTTTTCGGTTTTATCCTTACCTTTAGCAGTGGCAATTTTTTTAATTCCCTTCAAGCACAAACGCCATCAAATTCTCAAAACACTCCTGTTTCTAATGATGTAAAAATAGATTTTACTAATCTTACTCAATTATTAACAGATCAAAATTGGCGTAGGGCAAATGATGAAACCAGACGTATTATTCTCCAAGCGACAGGTAGGACATCTGTGGGTTGGATTCCTCCCTCAGATTTACAAAATCTTTCTTGTTCCAATTTGAAAACGATCGATACACTATGGAAAGAAAATTCTAATGGTAGGTTTGGTTTTAGTGTGCAATTTCCTATCTATGTAGAAACAGGTAATCGCCCAGGGCGACTGGTTAGTGATGATGCCTTTAATCGTTTTGGTAATCGTGTCGGTTGGCGTAAAAATGAGGATTGGATTATTTTCATTGAGAATCTTAACTATACCGATAATGCACCTATTGGTCATTTTCCTAATCCTCGTCCAGAATATTCTATTACTGGGGGTAGATTGCTTTACTCTACATTAGCCCAAAGAATGGTGGAATGTAATTTAGTTACTTATGAGAAATAG
- a CDS encoding efflux RND transporter periplasmic adaptor subunit, whose product MKKKLFISRNIVTTMSIFAIAISGCSEKKTETPAPQPIPVSLTTLETGKLIDSTEYVGTLEAVSRVNLAPEINGRIMTIAVREGDFVTQGQLIAELEPTQQQEDVFAASANVQSQIAAYNQSQSELKQREGERDSSSSQVAGLKADVSRAEANLKSALADLQRATADLELAQINFDRSKFLVNSGVLPTQDLDDKTRDLNSAKATVTAREEAAQAARSQVQTTKESLNSALSNLKVAQERIQGAKSNMDRAKANIDESRGNKGSIEQNLIFNRIVAPVDGIVGDFNKKKVGDYLNPGETFTTITNNDNFLLNVNVPIENLPRLKIGLPVEILGDNNTPVVSGSISFISPLTDQNNQSITVKISFVNDGSFKDEKYVRARLIWDTKPGVLIPTNIVSSLGGQKFVFVAKPGESDTSLTAKQVPITIGDIQGQEYQVLSGVQPGDRVVTSRILDLRDNTPITEAQLTSSNKRE is encoded by the coding sequence ATGAAGAAAAAACTATTTATCTCCAGAAATATTGTTACTACTATGTCTATTTTTGCGATCGCAATATCTGGATGTAGTGAAAAAAAAACCGAAACTCCAGCCCCTCAACCGATTCCCGTTAGTTTAACAACCCTCGAAACAGGAAAACTAATTGATAGTACAGAATATGTTGGGACTTTAGAAGCCGTTAGTCGAGTCAATTTAGCTCCTGAAATTAACGGTAGAATCATGACAATAGCAGTGAGAGAAGGTGATTTTGTAACACAAGGGCAATTAATTGCAGAATTAGAGCCTACTCAACAACAAGAAGATGTATTTGCTGCATCTGCCAATGTACAAAGTCAAATTGCTGCCTATAATCAATCACAATCGGAATTAAAACAAAGAGAAGGAGAAAGAGATAGTTCTTCATCTCAAGTAGCAGGACTGAAAGCTGATGTAAGTAGAGCGGAGGCTAACCTCAAATCCGCTCTTGCCGATTTACAAAGAGCCACTGCCGATTTAGAATTAGCCCAGATAAACTTCGATCGATCCAAATTTTTAGTAAATTCTGGAGTATTACCCACTCAGGATTTAGATGATAAAACTAGAGACTTGAATAGTGCTAAAGCTACTGTAACCGCCAGAGAAGAAGCCGCCCAAGCGGCACGATCGCAAGTTCAAACTACCAAAGAATCTCTTAATTCAGCCCTTAGTAATTTAAAAGTGGCACAAGAAAGAATACAAGGGGCAAAATCTAATATGGATAGAGCAAAAGCCAATATTGATGAATCAAGAGGCAATAAAGGTAGTATTGAGCAAAACTTGATTTTTAATAGAATTGTTGCTCCTGTCGATGGTATTGTGGGGGATTTTAATAAGAAAAAAGTAGGAGACTATCTCAATCCCGGGGAAACATTTACGACGATTACTAATAACGATAATTTCCTTCTCAATGTTAACGTACCCATAGAAAATTTACCTCGTTTAAAAATTGGTCTTCCCGTAGAAATTCTTGGAGATAACAATACCCCAGTTGTATCAGGTAGTATTAGTTTTATTTCACCTTTGACAGATCAGAATAATCAGTCTATCACTGTTAAAATTAGCTTTGTCAATGATGGTAGTTTTAAAGACGAAAAATATGTTCGCGCTCGTCTGATTTGGGATACCAAACCCGGTGTTTTAATTCCCACCAACATAGTTAGTAGTTTGGGAGGACAAAAATTTGTCTTTGTAGCGAAACCAGGAGAGTCAGACACTTCCCTTACCGCTAAACAAGTTCCTATTACTATTGGTGATATTCAAGGACAAGAGTATCAAGTACTTTCAGGAGTTCAACCCGGCGATCGAGTTGTTACATCCCGTATTTTAGACTTGAGAGATAATACCCCTATTACAGAGGCACAATTAACCTCTAGCAATAAGAGGGAATAA
- a CDS encoding phycobiliprotein lyase produces the protein MQLKPPMTMMDFFRKSEGTWFSQRTVHHFDTTAEQSGDSNIIIEVLDKNDTRIIKVCEEQNIDRDLPVGGASFLWQDNLDDPNPNPNWAAILVDIPDKEDKTRGRFLRNKGYVEGIPVVCQYNFSPDGVLTIITEYEKNQGMERCWFITDDFRVRVSTVKMMNGVNLMGYCSERRCVSNQMLKKMAQKYSLVS, from the coding sequence ATGCAACTAAAACCACCCATGACAATGATGGATTTCTTTCGTAAAAGTGAAGGAACTTGGTTTTCTCAAAGAACTGTACATCATTTTGATACTACTGCTGAACAATCTGGAGATTCTAATATTATTATTGAAGTTTTAGATAAAAATGATACTCGCATCATCAAAGTATGTGAAGAACAAAATATCGATCGAGATTTACCCGTTGGTGGTGCTAGTTTTTTATGGCAGGATAATTTAGACGATCCTAATCCGAACCCGAATTGGGCGGCCATTTTAGTGGATATTCCTGATAAAGAAGATAAAACCCGTGGTAGATTTCTTCGTAATAAAGGTTATGTGGAAGGGATTCCAGTCGTTTGTCAATATAATTTTTCTCCCGATGGTGTCTTAACTATCATCACTGAATATGAAAAAAATCAGGGTATGGAAAGATGTTGGTTTATTACGGATGATTTTCGGGTGCGTGTTAGCACTGTAAAAATGATGAATGGTGTTAACCTTATGGGTTACTGTTCTGAGCGTCGTTGTGTTTCTAATCAGATGTTAAAAAAAATGGCACAGAAATATTCCCTTGTTAGTTAG
- a CDS encoding pentapeptide repeat-containing protein: MSLSQTHSLSEILTIIKQDKNLSQANLQNMDLSGLDLSGVNFTKANLIGVDFCKANLSGANFQYADLRGVNLKNANLNNSNLENVLLHRGLLQGCNLTNANLDGAKLILAYYDSETKWPDNFDYKKSGAVGPQASLSGVFLNTANLRNVDLTGANLRGAYLSGADLTEANLTRVAFSGANLKYAFLTGANLQDAIFVGAELEGADLRGCNLKGTNFENLNSIAGADFSFAQGLDEKTLAILSSFPPQELNTWNAFTRNNTKTSLSLNDQ; this comes from the coding sequence ATGTCATTATCTCAAACTCATTCCTTATCGGAAATTTTAACTATTATCAAACAAGATAAAAATTTATCTCAAGCAAATCTCCAAAATATGGATTTATCTGGATTAGACTTGTCGGGAGTAAATTTTACGAAAGCTAATCTTATCGGTGTTGATTTTTGTAAAGCAAATCTCAGTGGTGCTAATTTTCAGTATGCAGATTTAAGAGGCGTAAATTTAAAAAATGCGAATCTTAACAACTCCAATCTGGAAAATGTATTGTTACATCGAGGATTACTTCAAGGTTGTAATCTAACAAATGCTAATTTAGATGGTGCAAAATTAATTCTTGCTTACTATGATAGTGAAACAAAATGGCCGGATAATTTTGATTATAAAAAATCTGGTGCCGTAGGGCCACAAGCGAGTTTAAGTGGAGTTTTTCTCAATACTGCTAATTTGCGAAATGTTGATTTAACAGGAGCGAATTTACGAGGTGCTTATCTTAGTGGTGCAGACTTGACGGAAGCAAATTTAACTCGTGTTGCTTTCAGTGGTGCAAATTTGAAATATGCGTTTTTGACAGGGGCAAATTTACAAGATGCCATCTTTGTGGGTGCAGAATTGGAGGGGGCAGATTTACGAGGTTGTAATTTAAAAGGAACTAATTTTGAAAATCTTAATAGTATTGCCGGTGCAGATTTTTCCTTTGCCCAAGGATTAGACGAAAAAACCCTAGCTATTCTTTCAAGTTTTCCACCTCAAGAGTTGAATACTTGGAATGCTTTTACTCGCAATAATACGAAAACCAGTCTTTCTCTTAATGATCAATAA
- a CDS encoding HEAT repeat domain-containing protein yields MSKTEVKYTANFIQLSETETDELLQKVEEKLFTHSFDFEDHDTIARMVESMGDKRGMTRLKFAERLGIIGKPAVPFLLEALANHPNPVVRRASAKTLTLIADPTAVPYLVYALLHDEDTVVQGSCIGALARTGEASVPELLKIIADSEQNETIKGHASWALAFIGSQASEYLYQAMNSDSVDVRCAVIGALGSLVQEKEDDEALKILVDCLKDSETIIRSEAAAILSKVNKPSLISDLVPCLQDSEPEVRKAVALALMKIGDRTTLEPLENALNQEKEESIKPIFNLAINQIKRNWE; encoded by the coding sequence ATGTCTAAAACAGAAGTTAAATACACTGCTAATTTTATTCAATTATCGGAAACTGAAACCGATGAGTTACTTCAAAAAGTAGAAGAAAAATTATTTACCCATAGTTTTGATTTTGAAGATCATGATACGATCGCCAGAATGGTAGAAAGCATGGGAGATAAGCGAGGTATGACTCGTTTAAAATTTGCAGAAAGATTGGGCATAATTGGTAAACCAGCCGTGCCATTTTTATTAGAGGCTTTAGCTAATCATCCTAATCCCGTAGTGCGTAGAGCAAGTGCGAAAACATTAACCCTTATTGCCGATCCTACTGCTGTTCCCTATTTAGTATATGCTCTTTTACATGATGAAGATACAGTGGTGCAAGGCTCTTGCATAGGTGCTTTAGCTAGAACGGGAGAAGCATCAGTGCCAGAATTATTAAAAATCATAGCTGATTCTGAACAAAATGAAACAATTAAAGGTCATGCGAGTTGGGCTTTAGCTTTTATTGGTTCACAGGCTTCAGAATATTTATATCAAGCAATGAATTCTGATTCTGTGGATGTTCGTTGTGCTGTGATTGGTGCTTTAGGTAGTTTAGTTCAAGAGAAAGAAGATGATGAGGCATTAAAAATTTTAGTGGATTGTTTAAAAGACTCTGAAACAATTATTCGCAGTGAAGCGGCGGCGATTTTGAGTAAAGTAAATAAGCCTTCTCTAATTTCAGATTTAGTTCCCTGTTTACAAGATTCTGAACCAGAAGTGAGAAAAGCAGTGGCTTTGGCTTTGATGAAAATAGGCGATCGAACGACCTTAGAACCTTTAGAAAATGCCTTAAATCAGGAAAAAGAGGAATCCATTAAACCGATATTTAATCTTGCTATTAATCAAATAAAAAGAAACTGGGAATAA